Genomic window (Trichoplusia ni isolate ovarian cell line Hi5 unplaced genomic scaffold, tn1 tig00000423, whole genome shotgun sequence):
AGacatttctgattaatttcatttcatttaataaaaaaaacgactcctgttccaaggaatttaatccttgtatcgcggatatttaacaaacttacaatccacatgcacaaaacacccagactcagaacattcgtggatcatgcaaatgcttgttctaataaaaaataattgaatgtcaAATCGCCTATAGAGTACTAACGTACTATGGTGTATCGAACAATGTGTCGGTCTATTATGATAGCACTCATTATGATAAGCAGTCGATTACTGGATGCTACTGCCGAAACTAGTTATTTGTTTCaccatattatttataatgattaaagtTATGTATGTacttcttataataaataataaataaatgcggacaacatcacatacattgttctgaacccaaagtaagttgataaagcacttgtgttatggaattcagatacaacgaaggtaccacaaacacccagacccgagacaatgtaaaatgtcattttttacattgacccgaccgggatTTAACCCAGGACCTCAGACCtagtgacaccttgaaaccgtAATCCTCGTCTATAATCGTTAGTGATTTGTTTTATTCGGTAATGTCATTGAAATATCAGGAATTTTACCGTCTAGGGCAAGCACTAGGTAACAATGTTATTACCtatataaaatgcaaaataattgaatccattaaaactgaaagatttttagttgttttttttaacatgagaGCAAATTCAATTGTCCTTACATATCACGAATACCTAATTGAGTGTCCAAAACAAACCTCctttacctaaatattttgcattttccgattttacttaaaactattCAAGCTAAGATATCCTAAGAGAACTATTTGGTAGGGAAGCACTCAGTTTCCACTAGACTGGTACTTTAGTGATAATATGGCACCCGCGAGAGTACCATCACACGGGTTTTGCATCGAGAGctaatgcttttaaaataaagtgcCGTAAAGGTATCAAACAAAGATTTCAGTTTTACACAATATGTGCGGTTCtaacattacacaaaatattatctttaaacaCTCTGTGATGGCAcgaaggtatttttaaataactcttcTGCTCttagaaatgtattatttattaatttaaaatgagtaCCTATCTTATTTATTGACAGTTTATCCCGGAAAAAAATGGTGGGCGGGCGTTCCAATTTCGTCACAGATGGCGTTGTAGTGAGACCAATATATTTGAGAATCAACTATCATGAAAAACATAACtgttatttaaagtaagtaaatttttcttgaaactaaaaataacaattttgtttaaaaattcttattattgGTATTTAGCGTGACTAACAAAGAGAACTTGAGTAACTATTGATATTAGTTAAACAGTCTAAATATCGTTTTAGCAGCAGAATCGAGGATGGCGAagtatgaaatttaattaatttagcctGCATGCGAGTAAAAAATTAACTCGGAcactgaaataattaattgttgattTCTACTGTAGGCGATACCTTCTAAATATGcagaatattgataaaaatgttcatCAGACTTGTTTAAAGTCGAAAATGGGATGgcaagaaacatttttttgtaaattcagGTACCTATAATCTTAGCAATAACTACTTACTACTACTAACTGaagtttccattaaaaaaagaacgtgTAGATACTTCGaaagtcaataataattaaaccttTTAATTAACCCTTATGTACACCAAGATACAAAATGATAATTAGAggcaacaacaaataaaataaaagactgCTAGTAATTTCCCCGCCATTGTGATTTAAATGGACACCAAAGATAATAGAGTTGTAGTTGTCAACAACGCGTCACAGATCAAGTGGTGTTATCTGTGGGGCTTCGTTACATCATGTTTTATTGCCGATTGGAATGGAGGCTTGGCCTATTATACCTACATACTCAATATTGTATTCGCTCTccagaatttataaaaaatatgtagacttttttttggtataacTATTGCGATAACGGTAATACTGTAATAcctattactatttaaaattgtttcttttcaattccagatttaaaaataggatTGGACGTAGGTACTTCTCAATCTGGCTGATTATTTGTGTGACTTGACAAGATATCGGTTTTTGCGTACCAGTAATAGCAAAGGCATACAATGTGTCAAAATCTCGTCACGTTGGCGGGGTCCAGTTTGAGTGGCTGTGCTTTAAAACCAGTTCGATACCCGTGCAATACTAGCCTATATCTgatactataattatatttattattagatatatcggtaagttattatttttaattcattgtaaTTATGAGTAAACGTATTACCAATGAATGTTCAAttcaattcttattaaaaaaaaaacaactgtcgCTTTACATTTAAGAAAGCTAATTAATAAGATGAAATAATGTAGGTTTTTTAATACGATGTTTTAAgcaatttattcttttaattattattaattcttattAATTCCGGAAACAATGAATCTGCTTTTATGCAAATGCACTACGTTATTCAGCCTAAAATGTTAATAGCTATTAGTATCCCACTGCAGACTCCCTTCTTGTCCTCCATATATCCTAGTCCACTTCTAActaataaacattacaaaaaaccgttttcagctattttaaataagaataccATCTGCATCTTTACATTTAGAGTCGTGTGAAAATCATCAATTTTAGAATCGTTATAATACATCGCAGGTGATCCATCACAAGGAAACTCAATGTGACATATTCAAGACCTACTCCGTGATATATGGCGGTATGATGCAATTCGATATTACAAGGAATTGATGTATCAAAATATACTTAGTATATTTCTATCCGagtataaaataagttttaggaAGAAGTCGAATAATTGCAATTCGATTTTCGTAAGACCCATTTTGTAGTTTACTCAAAAAATGGtacctaattattaattatgaagatattttttatctggGTTTAAGAATAGACAAATATTTCCTTGCacgatttttttatgcaatgaaatagataaaaaaccGTCCCCGTAACACTTAAGTAAACTttgtatagttataaattgacAACAGCTGTTAATAACGAAATGCACACGTTGTTCACATTTCTATTTGTTCATTAACATTACTCATATTGTCTGTTTACTCTTTATAATACGCGGAAATATGATAACAGATACACATCTACAGATAGTATTGCAATCAGGAAGacataacttaataatattatcattcagCAAGACTTAATAATATgcaataacaaaatgtttgccTAATAGGGTAGTCCACTTTTGACAGTCTACAAGTCTACTATAGCTAGGTGACATAAATCTTTGCATCAAACTAAGAACTCGCTGACGTTTGACAgttcaaactttttaattgacCCAAGAAAGAAGACTTGGAGAAACAGAACAATATAATACGTTATGTTGTATCTACGTCCACGTATCTAATATATTAATAGAAAACGTTATCAAGaaggttgtttattttgaaaatatgcaCAAGATTGTTATTACTGGACcgttataataacataatgatAGTAATCTGACGAAACACTTACGTCAACTTACGAACTATggcaagaaaattaaaataacaattaagaaaGTCTTTCACAACACATTGGCAATGAGaaatacatcaaataataacaaaagtcGTTCATATATTGGCTCACCTTTTCTTAGGTTAACGGTGCGCAAAGAAAGCCGGTTTCTCTTACACGATGCAGTTACACGTTGttaacgatttttatttaaaaaaatggcaaaGACGTGTTGTATGCGGTCGGCACACAAGTGTACTGCGGTAAACAACAAGATGACAGCGATTTACTCGCACGGCAACGCTATCAGTGAAACTACGTCTTCTGATTGTGCTGCCAAAATGTTACAGAAAAGGTCAGGGTTTCTGAGACAGGTGATGACATTATTTCAATGAATTGTTCAGTGTTGTTCCACTTCAATAGCAGCGCCTTTGCCTAAATAAATGGctggaaaaaagtaaaacaactgTCATTAAACTTATCACAATAATGCTACTCCCGCGTGTGgcattaattttgaaaaagaactCGGAGTTCGTGACAGCCATTTTGTAACACCAAAAAAAGTTGAAacattaaaatggaaatattttattcatattagttggtttatttatattagtgaCATCCGTTCGATTGCCGTCTTATTAACAGActgattgaattttaatttattacttacgaAGACAACTCTAAaccaaaacattaattatgatCATTcgataaactaattaaaaccagAATTTAATTGGCTACGAAATAAAACTCATGGTTGAGtcaatttgaatgtttaattattcggattatgtaaaaaatgtcaaaacattttatttcaaaatttgtgTAGCTACCTATTGACACCTTATGAggattataacatttttatttagaattaaaagaaattatagctgcaaaacatttaaattcaaacctgaaattgaaacaaataaaaattgacaaatatgtacttattgttttttagcaGGGCTTCGCTTTTTTTTGTAGATGTATACGTCTTGtatacattataaattaattaaatatgtgtgTGCACCTCGCATTCCTTGGGATAGCCCAAGATTGACAAATGTCCATTttgtatctaattaaaaaaaaatctggcctttataagcatattattaacattattccATTATgtagcataaaaaaaaaaacaattaaattgacCAAAAAAGGTTGTCAGTGttacaattgatttattttttaattttaacttcagTGGGTACGGCCCTATGAGAATGTATTAGTCCTACTTctatttttaaggaaaatttatttagaatctACATAAATCCTACTTAGTTGTTATTGGAGccctttttgttgtttttaattgtccCCAATTATATTTAGTTACGTATCTTTTGATAAGTAAATAGGGCCATTTATTACACTGTTATTAAAGAAGCCGATGACGCGTGATGAGTACTCGATTCTTAaagttattttcgttttaaaactgaattttgaTAATAGCGTCTAGGGTCCTATTACCGCCTAAGTTTCTAACTGTTGAAATCGTGTGAAGCGgtgttaaatttataaatatcttcatTGACGTCTGGGTCTGTTAAGTCTTGTACCGTGTGTTTGGAAACTTTACGAAAGCGTTTTGTACCATGAAAATTCGATACACATTTTCCCCATAGTCAATGATGGAAAAATGGACAAAAAGAGTCATATTTTCACTGTAATTTTATCCTAATATAAACGTGAACCCTTACTTTTCAGTCTACAATTTCATTCTTACTCGTGACATTAAAATCCAAGCAGAAACATACAGTGCAAGTAATCCGTGTtcaagaaaacatatttatatttatcacaaAGAATCGCGTCACATAAGAATATCAAGAAAACATATTCAATGTGTTTAGTTTTCTATACCAAAGGATTCAAAGGAACGTATTGAACTTCATAAATAACGTTCACAATGGCGGACATTttgtatagcgccatctgttggcTCGCACGAGCATTGTCGCGTCGTGACAATGGATCAAAGAAATCTGAATATGTTTCATATCTCACAGTGGTCTTATGTTTTCTTAAGATATTTATAAGTGTACTCTAAAGGTGTGTTTTGAATCGTGTTGTTTACCTACTGCGTACTTTTGTGAAATTGTGGTTGTTTCAGACGTTTTACAAGCAGGACTTGTAGCTGAACAGATAATAATCTTAATGAGATACTAGTTCAAAGAACAACGTCACGTAGCGaaaggaattaattttattagaattaaaaatcCTCAATTTAAGCGAGTATTCTCCAGTTCAACCTTGACTGGTCACTCAAACACTGGaccccatttttttatttttgagtcaCGTTGGAAAATGTTTCAGAAATGCTTCGTCGTGTATGTAAAGACGCAGACAAATTGGCAAAATTCCGTTCATGTCGTGCAAGATTctacagttttattatgaaaaattaatACATACGATTCGAAAAGGTGCCGAAGATACTTGGGTTTTATTGACATCTGAGGGCTTATAGCACTACCtcttaaatgtaattaaatacaatgcAAAATGTTAACCTCAGGACTCAAACCTGCGACTTCCGGATATTCGTGACTCTCGCTCAGGTCAGTGACCAATATTTCGTATTTAGTTGCAAATCCGACTAGCTATTTCCCGCGAggccgcccgctacaaatcgaagaAGCCAtgtgtaaaaagttttgtttaaatccgGTCAGagggttttgcgtgaaagaggaacaaacatccgtgcatacaaactttcgcgtttataatgttagtaggatTAGTACGAAATAGgctatttttgctttttaaatagcaattaaaatattattccaaaTGTGAAAGTGTGTCAGTAGCCGTAGAACGACATCTCTCTTTAGTCCCAGAAGCGAAAATCGGAACTCTGCTCCCCCTCTTGATATTTTATCACCTACTCAAAACCACATTTAACAGTATTTTCGGTGGCACGTAGTTCCAAAATGGTTACGTTAAAGGaatattgaaacaaacataaataaaagattgCGTTGCAGGTTCGATACACGTGAGGTAAACTTCGTAGTGTTACACTTAAATGTTATTTCCGGGAACAGTggtaagtatttatgtaatttaatgtttataactcTTTGAAATAAGTAACTTTACCTAGATTTTTCAGGTACGTAAATAATCTTGTGTGTCTATTTGTCTCTAAACTCAGCTTGGAAACAAGCGACTAAGAACAAAAGTAAACAACAATAGAGGTAACCGAATCAATCCCaccactgaaataaatcagtcgttttttttatttaatacgtgTTTGCATAAAAAGACACATTTAGATTCTCTATTAtaagaatcagaatcagaatatcTTTGAGTTAAAATGGAGTGGATAGGGTATAGATTATAGATGTATAAcatctataattattaaaattaaatgatgtaacggtttactcacgcgtatttatcggggtagcccgactagtttcggacccaaccggagtccttaatcataagcagacgcggcgggatcgcgagtcgaactagtcgggctaccccgataaatacgcgtgagtaaaccgttacatcatttaattttaataatgaatcattctcacgacagttactatcaaaacatcTATAATCTATACCTATCTCTAATTTATGAGATATAGACACAATTTATTTCAGTCACCTCATtataaacatacacaaacaataaaaacaaatgtgtttCCACATGTGACTCATTTGGGACACCACAATTCACATTATAAAGCCTGAGAATCCTGAAAATATGGAATATGGAATTTTGTCTGTCAGAATGATACCATGAAGAgccatattttctttttagtatttttaagagTTTTCCAAGGGATTTAGTAACACTGAGTcatgattattttaatgattttatgaacCCTTTTTTGCGTAGGCTAAGAGGTGCTCTTGTGGGTGTTAACGGTACTCCATGGGTGTAATGTGCCTGCTTAATTGGGATTTAAGACTTTAGACATTGTACTAGGATTCCCGTTGGAGTAAAGATTATTCCCCGTTTtgggttttataaaaatatatcacgcACGAGACGAGTACgagatatttagattttttaatttggggGACACACCAAGGATCGGTTGAtgcgggaatcaaacccactgCACGTTGCCGTTGCGTAGATTAGACATTGGTATCTGCCTCGTTATTTAAGTAGTTCACGATAGCTGCGTCTCTTGTTCGAATCCCGGGAGAGgcctttttattaataatagtcGGTATATAAGTACGTTTATTTGACGGACATTGTTGGTGAAAAAATAACCTTGCGAATCACCAttcaaatttgtaaataaaatggtacTCGCGCTAGAACTTAATAACAGCTGAATGGAtcaaaatgactgattttgtattttttttctttaaatattcttagAAGTCTAGAGAAAGTATATGTGGTGATACGAAAGGCATCCACAGGCATGAGAATCAAAATTTAGACCATGAAGATTTATTAAGAGACTTCAGTTTaacagaattttattattaatttttctatttacaaCGATTTACTTCTACAAAAATCCCAAACGGCACCGAATAGTCCTTATACCGTATAGTAAATACCTTTGTTGTATCCACAGCACGCTTTATGCATTTCAGCCCTTTACATCTTTTTAAAATCTCCCACAAAGTATAAAAGTGTCCGCGGAGGTGTAATCTCATCCCTAATCTATGCCCGTAGGAGTGCGTGGAGCGATGCGCGGGAAAGAGGTCTGCTATAAAAGATGGAGGACCGCTCTACAGACCACTGTTGTCTGTGACCCGCGGAGTGCAAAACGTTGAGATGACGACGGTGGGTTGTAGGTGAGTTGAACTTTGGGAAACTTGGTTTAAagtttctgttttttatttgtagtttttcgctttactgtaaaaaaacttgcaaaaagtttttttgcaGAAGTTAaaatggtgtttttttattctatttaaattttggCAAGTTTATGCACTTGTTCAAAAGTGAACTAAAACTCATAGGGAAATCTTTGctattataaaagttaattaagttTGAGACTAGGTACTTTAACAAATGCAATATAAATTTtcggtttcttttttaattttatattttctgaaacactttatttacttcaaacaaaaattgcttaaaactttttaagtcCTGTTTTATTACGGCTTCGATCGTATATTTGGTGCTTCAGTGTTGGTTGTGAACTACTGGGTGCACTGAGAAACACAGAAATATGTACCAAGAAAGTTAAACTCCATTCTAATGAATGAATTACTAGGTacagttaacaaaaaatatctgcCAATCTCGAATATTTAGGAGTAAGCTGTTTATTTCGTGCatgcaacagttttttttaaatacggttGGTGTCTGTTACATGTTGTTTAAATATGTGGTGATGAAGACATTCATTGTTAGAGCTCCCTATAATACAAAGGGTAAAACGAAACGTTTTACTGAGACACCGCAGTCTGTCCGTCGACCTCATACGGAAATACGTCTCAGTGCTTAGTGTCTCAAGCCTGACTCGCACTAAACCCTATTCCTTCTTTCATCTCTTCGTTCTACATTTTACCTAGTTTGGGACCAGAGGTGACTCATGACCAATGTGCGACTATAAAAACCATATTAACATCCATTTTCTCGTTGCCGTAGATGCGTGGTGGTGGTAGCGGCGTGtgtgctggcggcggcgctggtGTCAGCTCAGATCACATTCAGCCGCGACTGGACCGGCGGCAAGCGGGCCGCGCCCCAGCTAGCGCTCGACTGCGGCCAGTTCACCAGGCTGTGCAGGCATTTCGTAGTTAGTATCTTCATAAACAGGCAACACACTGTGCTTAGATGGGGGTGAACATCATAAAATGACTCTGCCACCCCGACGTAATAAGGTTTCCGGTtgaatccgaaactagtcgggcaatcccgatgcATACCAGACACTAAGTGTTATAAAAAGTGCTTGCATTCGAGACAGTTGCAACTGTTATAAAAAGTACTTAAGTTCACGTGCTAATGAGCTGGTCAATTATGTCCCAATGGGTAACCGCTGGAGTGGAGGCCGTATCTTGGCAAAGGCAGCGCGACGCACTCCCTGGTCAGGCCTCCTAGCAAAGTAACAACAATTCTCTACAATAGGGactataaataggtataataactggctttaaaatagttttagacTAGCCAATAGATAATCGAAAAATAGGCAAATATTTTTGCCTCTatctaaacaattaaaattgtcaACGACCAACTGCAGAGTTTGAGTGAGGGGGCTTATGACGTAacgacttataaaaatatatgacagCGTAAAATTTAAAGTGACGACACGGGAAGTGCCATTCGctgtaatttaatcaatttatgtttataggacaaaagtaaaaaataaacattaattattactcATTAAACAACAGGACGTCGTATTAACATTTTAACGTTAATAGAAAAGTCGTTCTCTTCCAAGGTAATCCATAGAAACCAGTAAGAAGCTTTAGGCATATAATCTTTCCTCTCTAATCCAAGCCAATAGTTATAGATCGCATTTTGCATTAAAATGCGTATTTCGGATTGAAGCAGCTTCAGACGGTTTCAAGACGCATATTACATTTGAGTTATACCGCAGGGCCCTAGTTgattacaatggccgatgaatgaatggcaaatgGATCAAATTTCAAAGTATTATTTCTCCAAGCATTTTTTGTTCTTCCTATTCATTGTATAGACAGTGAGTATTCCGCCCCTTATTGAATTTTCATTTGTACATAGATCAATTAGAGCCCAGATCAGTCTCAGAAGCATTTAAGTTACTAATTGAGCCTAGAATTAAAGTACTAATCCATAAATCCTTTCCCATGTTGGCAGCACGAATTGAAGCAAGCCCTAACATCGGAGATGACCAGCAAGCACCACCAGGAGCTGGACAAACCGCTCTACGACGAAGAATAACACCGGTCGTATCCTACTTGAGGACATAGGCTAACATGATCGACTAAGCAATGAAATGGAATTCAATAGGCGTTactgttcgtgtattattttcttcaatttgtTTTGCAGTTGGAAAGATCTTGCGTCGAAacaactaatttattaattactcttAAAAGTTGTTGCTGTAAAACGATTAGAGGCCAAACAAAAAGTCGATTGTCGATTTGCAGTATTCAGATAACGATTATTATTTAGTACCATAAACAGAACTCAGTTCGTCAACGGGCTTATTCTTAAAACCaacaatatgtttaaaacttttacagaatttatttcagttgctgctataatataaattaattgttggTTCTTATATATCATTTGTTGATTCTGTAGTTTGGGGAAGGCTGGCCcaacattgtattttttaaatttatttaattttttacacaaATTGTCACACACTGATAAcaatttaatgatataaaaagcacaatataattatcaacTAGAATCACTGTCATGCCCATATCAACAACTTCCCCTAAATAAccttttacaatattacaaattaatgttaaaatcattttctccgaaacagattaaaaattaacaataaaagaGTACCATCTGCGGCCACTTTCGCAAGAGTTAATGACTCAACCGTTAACTCTGTTACATTTTCCTCTAAGGGCCCGTAATAACATGATAAATGTTAACATTTAACGCCCCCTAAAACCGGttacttaattgaattattaaccAAAGTTGAGAGAGAAATTTTTTATCTGTGGACAGTTTGAGTTTTATTAGCTTTGCTTGTTGCTGCGTACTGAGACGTTGGTAgacgttttttaattatttctttttggtTGTCTGGAAGAAATTGTTACCTCTATTCTGACACAGTAGATACCAAGGCTAAGCTATGAAACTCTGTTgtagaaactttttttatggtaCATTTTTCTTCCGATTAATACGTTATtcatgtatatttaaataatttatattgtatatctATTTCGtctatatattagtaataatataattatctcTAGTCAATAAAATGCTTGGTAGGTAAGTAGTTAGGTATCCAATTGCGAGTTAAAACATGACAATGGTACATCGTGGCGCGATATTATGATAATTGTCTAGTTATAAAGTATGAATTACTATTATTAGCAACTTTAATCTctgtattgtattataaaataaagggGATTGAAATGTATCCGTttccttatttttgtttcgCATCCACATAACATACATATCATTAACACCAGAGACTGTTTAAAGTAAGATAAGACTGATCGCAACTCTGAAATATATCGTGATATCCATTCATATATTGAATGACATTTGCGTTATAATACAAAGTAAAACtatcaattcaaataaaatttttggaaataattttttttggagCAGTTATGACAATTAGAGAGTTGGTCCCCAATCTTTGAAGCTccaaagttttaaaacattaaaacacaacatgttcttaaaatatttatattattgtaataaattgattttatttacacataaaatataattacaaactaCACACACAATTATTGCAAAATTCAATCAATTCCAAACATTGGCGTATAAATTCTAAAGGTGTTAATATTCctataaaatattgacaaagaCGGTAAagataattgaattaataattttatagtaggtacgtgtattattattgaataaaaaaatatttcaaatagcaACTCACAAAACCAGTGAAATCCtttataaaacagttaaaatctGTTTTGATCATATTGTCTTTCATGGGGTGtctttgatatttgttttacacacacaattttcagtttttgttaGTGCTGAACCATTAAACTAAAGACTACAATTATTTAGTGATGTCTAAAGTAACTAGAAAAATATCAAGACAAATTGCAAAAGAAACTTAGTCTAAAATATGGTTAATGTATCTCATGAATAATATCTAAACAGGTTTGTAAAATCCttccattaaataattttaaagcaatttatggcattcatatgaaaaatattttattgagaacTAAATATGTATCTAAAATTAATGTGTTACACGTGTTCTAAGAATAacataagatatattttattgcattattataCAATGCATGCATTTTATCAATTTTGCGGatacaacaatttaatttcattaatgtaCTTATTTTGTCTGGAGGCCTACCACCGCCTGTTAAAGGTATTACTAGAAATTATGGAGGCGAGAAACTACTGAATAATGTTTAGTGTTCCATCCACAACTAAAATAGACTTGTTTCAATAGTCAGCAGGTTCCTAGACTTTAAAAGCAGTGGGAGTTAGTCAATAGTTAGATATAAATCACAACTCACACCAGTCAAGTAATTCCAGTTATTTACCGTCGAGTAACTATTGGTCCTTCAATGATTGCCAAATTAAAGCTAAGTTTCAGTCAGACTAAAATCTATACACGTTAAGAAAACCTAAGTTTATAGCTATGTTACAAATTATGAACTAATGTCATGAATATGTTTGTAAAGAATTATCAAAATTCGAGTTTATAGTCAATTTTATGCTAAAAGAGCAACTATTCATACTATCGCTCTTAAGAATGTTCAAGAATCTTTTAGTTCAAACTTTCGTCTCGTCAAAGCTAAAACTACACACTGTGTGCAATAAAATGAGGCTATTCTGTTAACCAAAAGGCTAAACTAGAATGTAGTCAAGGAAGTCGAATTCCAATTATGCACT
Coding sequences:
- the LOC113507051 gene encoding uncharacterized protein LOC113507051 isoform X1, which gives rise to MQNVNLRTQTCDFRIFVTLAQECVERCAGKRSAIKDGGPLYRPLLSVTRGVQNVEMTTVGCRCVVVVAACVLAAALVSAQITFSRDWTGGKRAAPQLALDCGQFTRLCRHFVAARIEASPNIGDDQQAPPGAGQTALRRRITPVVSYLRT
- the LOC113507051 gene encoding uncharacterized protein LOC113507051 isoform X2 produces the protein MQNVNLRTQTCDFRIFVTLAQECVERCAGKRSAIKDGGPLYRPLLSVTRGVQNVEMTTVGCRCVVVVAACVLAAALVSAQITFSRDWTGGKRAAPQLALDCGQFTRLCRHFVHELKQALTSEMTSKHHQELDKPLYDEE
- the LOC113507051 gene encoding uncharacterized protein LOC113507051 isoform X3; translation: MLFPGTVECVERCAGKRSAIKDGGPLYRPLLSVTRGVQNVEMTTVGCRCVVVVAACVLAAALVSAQITFSRDWTGGKRAAPQLALDCGQFTRLCRHFVAARIEASPNIGDDQQAPPGAGQTALRRRITPVVSYLRT